Proteins from a genomic interval of Streptococcus oralis:
- the pgsA gene encoding CDP-diacylglycerol--glycerol-3-phosphate 3-phosphatidyltransferase: protein MKKEQIPNVLTIGRILFIPLFILILTLDHSQGSHLLAAIIFAVASITDYLDGYLARKWNVVSNFGKFADPMADKLLVMSAFIMLIELGMAPAWVVAIIICRELAVTGLRLLLVETGGTVLAAAMPGKIKTFSQMFAIIFLLLHWNLIGQLLLYIALFFTIYSGYDYFKGSAHLFKGTFGSK, encoded by the coding sequence ACAATTGGTAGAATTCTCTTTATACCTCTCTTTATTCTTATTTTGACTTTGGACCATTCACAAGGTAGCCACCTGCTGGCAGCTATTATCTTTGCAGTTGCTAGTATAACGGATTATCTTGATGGCTACCTTGCTCGTAAATGGAATGTAGTCAGCAATTTTGGAAAGTTTGCTGATCCGATGGCCGATAAGCTATTGGTTATGTCAGCTTTTATCATGTTGATTGAGTTGGGTATGGCTCCAGCTTGGGTTGTTGCTATTATCATCTGTCGTGAACTTGCGGTGACAGGCTTGCGTTTGTTGCTTGTTGAGACGGGAGGGACAGTTCTAGCAGCAGCGATGCCAGGGAAAATCAAGACCTTTAGTCAGATGTTTGCCATTATCTTTTTGCTCTTACATTGGAATTTAATTGGTCAGCTGTTGCTTTATATCGCTTTGTTTTTCACTATCTACTCTGGCTATGATTATTTCAAGGGTAGCGCTCATCTATTCAAAGGGACATTTGGTTCGAAATGA